The nucleotide window TCAACCCAACTTATACTAATATATCCAAGCGAGCCCAAACAGAGCGAAGCTCATGGTCGAGCTGTAAAAAGTGGCATGTGCTCAGCTTGCAATGTTCTTGAGTCGATCTTGAGCTAGTATTGAGCTAAATAAGATGATTTATTTTAATAATGTAAGGCAGTCTTGCAAACAAGATAGCCCACAACACAACATAAGAAACCACTATAAATATTATTCCAATCAAATCGAAATGATTATAATATAAATTATTTCAAGGTAATTTGACTTATTCTTTGTCAAGTGAAGACAATTGGGTACTTAATGGCAAGAAATCATGGATGAACTGGCAAGAGAAGAAACAAGATGCATCTGCTTTCAAACTTTGGCCTAAAACAACCTGATATTTGACACACAGCTTACCATGTAGCAGCCCTAAATGTTCTCCGAGAAAATAATAGACAACATAAATGATCATATTTCCTTTTAATATATATCAGGACTATATTTTATATAATTATATTATATCAAGCTATCAAGCGAGCCGATGTTGGCTCAAGATCAGCATGTTTCTTAATCGAGCTACATAAAGTGACTATACTCAACTTATTTTTGTCAAGTTGGTCCCGAGTCGAGCCAAAGACGAGTCGATCTCGAGCGGCTCACGAGGCTCGAGGCCTCGAGCTACATGGGTAAATCAGAAAGTACTTGCTTTGATCAATACCATAAAAAAGAAGATAGCTAGTCATGGCATTACTACCGTCCATTTTTGTCCTCGGAAACATACCTACTCAAGCGAGATGACAAGGTAGAAATATCAAAAACGACCTCTCAAAATTTCCCTTGCAGAAAAACGACCTCTCAAAATTTCCCACCTTAGCAGAAAAACGACCTCTCAAAATTTCCCACCTTAGCAGAAAAACGACCTCTCAAAATTTCCCTTGCCACCCAAAGCCTTCTTCTGCTAATCTTAGCTTCTTGCACTGTCGTTCACCTTCATTATGGACTTGAAGCTGTCCATCAGTAGCAGGTTTACTGCCATCAACCATCAGCTGAACAACCATTGATGTTATAAAGCTTAGTCAAAAGAGGCAACTAAACCAGCGAGCAAATCAAATAATGATCCAATAAATTCTGCAACCAATAAATCGTACTAGTATTTTTAACATAGGGAATGTAGTTAGACTTTTATTACCTCAGGTATCACCTCATCTTCATCCATACCGTCGCCCGAATCTTCATCCACCTCGTAATCCCCCTCCTCCTCGACGTCGCTCTCCTCGCCCACCTTGTCCATGGCATTGCCTTTGTTGGAGAATGTCCCAATGGCATTAGGCTTCCTGAATTGTTCCACATTCTGAATACATATTACAGGGGTGTATGTTAGTAAAAAAAATTATAGCGGATGTAGTTCGGGGAACAAATGAGTGCAGCCACAGGAATTAAAAGGTAGAACCGGACTGCTGTTCATATGATCCCACCGAACCATCCCAGCGCAGTCATCATCTCCCCCTCTTCTCCTGTGGCTACCGCTGCCTCATACACGCCGACGTTGCCACGGCCCCGCTGCCTCCGTCTTCCCCCACCACCCCTTTAAGATTAGGGAACCCCGAACACTAATCACTACCTTCGCCATGATGCGTCGACCGAAGGATCAAATCGGATAAACCAAAGCTCTAAATCCGAAAGAAACAGAAGCTAGATGGGTAAGAAAATCAATTGAACACACCTTTCTGAAGAGTTCGATCCATTCCTCCATGGAGCAAGGGGAAGCTTTAGCCAATATGGCCCCGATGCCCTTGATGTCGTAGTCGCGGACGAAGGTAACAGCGTACTCAGGCACCGGATTGAACTTTCCGGCAACAGTAAAGGCGCCCGTGGCACCGCCTCGTCGGCCGCCTGCCATGCTTGCCTCAGATGGgcggatgaggatgaggatgcgGATGAGTCGGCGGCGGTGAGGAGGCGATGGGCGTATGGCTACTGGCTAGGGTTTACTAGCGCTTATTTGGAGGCACGTGAGTGAGTTCCGTGCTAAAAGCCACGTAGAGTACTTTTTTTTCTCTTTCTAAATATAAATGGCCCTTTTCTTCAGGGGAATAAATGACTTTTTTACTGACCTTTGTTAGCGCTTAATTACACCACATCCTGGCCAGCACTGGGCGCCGGTGCGCCGGCCGAAAGTTTCGGCCGGTTTGCCCCCAGCCGCCCGATCTGGCCGCCATCTCCTCTTCAACCTTTTTTTTACCTTATCCTTGCCTCCAATACATACAGAGAGGAGGGAGCCAGTCGGGGCCGCCATGGATGCGGGACCGCGAAGCACCGCTGGCTCGCACCGTCCACCATGCTGTCGCAACCGcacgcctcgccgtcgccgctcGCCGTCGTCGCGCGCGAGGTTGCTGGCGTCGTGCCCGAGGTGGTCGTCGTGCCCAAGGTCGCCATTGCAGCTCCCCTGACCGCCCCGTGGTTGCAGCACCGCGGCACATCCTCGCATCTGCGCCATCAGCCGCTGTTGCAGCTCCGCCATCACCGCCGTGCCCCCCGTCCCAGCAAATCGACTCCATGGAGACATGGCTTTCCATCTCGCCATCGCTGCTTGTAGCTCCCGCCATTGATGGTTGTAGCATCCACCGATGAAGGTTGTAGCATCGCCGGCGGCCGCTTCCAGCAAAAGAACGCTAGGGGTTATTGCTTCACGCCTAGACAGTTATAGCATCCCGGTTGCTGCTCGCAGCTTCTCGCACCGTCGGTTCCAGCATCTCCGGCGACCGGTTGTAGCATCCCCATCTACCGCTCGTAGCTCCTCGCACTGCCAGTTCCGCATCGCCGACGGATGGTTGTAGCAAAGAGCGACTCCGGTTGTAGCAAAAGGCGACTTGGTTGTAGCAAAAAATGCGACGCTGGTGGTCATGGTTGCATCTTTTCAATCATGGTTGTAGCCGCCGCCAGCCACAAAACGCCGATTGTAACAAAATTCCTCGCCGGTCGAAGCAAAATCCGGCGATGGATGCAGCAAAACTTTGTTAGCAACGTCGCGGTTGTAGCTTCACCATGAAATCATTGTAGCAAAAA belongs to Triticum urartu cultivar G1812 chromosome 7, Tu2.1, whole genome shotgun sequence and includes:
- the LOC125525845 gene encoding uncharacterized protein LOC125525845, whose translation is MAGGRRGGATGAFTVAGKFNPVPEYAVTFVRDYDIKGIGAILAKASPCSMEEWIELFRKNVEQFRKPNAIGTFSNKGNAMDKVGEESDVEEEGDYEVDEDSGDGMDEDEVIPELMVDGSKPATDGQLQVHNEGERQCKKLRLAEEGFGWQGKF